Genomic DNA from Prunus persica cultivar Lovell chromosome G1, Prunus_persica_NCBIv2, whole genome shotgun sequence:
TATGACTTTGACCCAAATCATAACTAGAAATTGTGCTTGTTAAAAACTTATTCATATTCACAACATAAGAAATCGaccgaaaataaaaataaaaatcaattgCATGTACCTGAGAAATGAAAGATTGGATTTGGGAAGAAAGTTCTGACTTGACTAGTAAACTATAGACAATCCACATAATCCAGACTCCAAACTTATAAAAGGCTAAATgtgaaattcaaaagaaagcCATGAGAAGAgggtttttatattcttttttatattctttttttatttaacagGGGTTTGGACGGCTGATATTCCATAGATTATTCCTCAAATTCATGCATGTGGTCTAAGAGGTAGTTGGCAGCCAACTCTTCGTTCTTGTTGCAGGCAAAGAAAACCTCCAATACAATTGCTCGATCAAATCCCATTGCTTCAAGCTGGCAAGGATAAACATATCATCAATAAGAACGCAAACTGTCTGCTCAAAGAACAACAGGAATAAATCATAGATATTTAGAACTCTAACAACCACTGAAACCAACAAATCCCTTACGAAAAAagtggataaaaaaaaaagccacaaTAAGCAAACTAAAACTTCTAAGGTCCAATACACACAACTCCTTGAGAGGTAATAAGTTGTTAGCAAGAATTAAAACACATGTAATGCAAATGTGCAAAGCATAAAACGCTGATACCGTAACCATAAAGCTAAATCAGTTCATGAAAATCAATGTTTTAAATCAGTAATGATTGGACCAAAACTGAAGACTTTCAATCCCTCGAGAGTCGAGACTAATGATTGGACATTCATCAAGTTTTTCTAGATCTCTCCCTTCCCTCTCATTTTTCAGATACTTCCAAGCGTATTTGGTTAAATGGAAATCACAAATAAACTTTTTCACTCGatgaatttttaataaattttgttcAATTAGGTGATTAGGCAGTGTTTCCTGTTTTCATCTTAAAAGTATTCTTCAAATTAAGTTCAAATTTGTTATTTCACATGATTTAAGCTACATTTCATGTGCATTGCATGTATTAAATATAGTGTTTATATAGAAAAGGGAGAACTTACACGCTCTATAGCTTCACGCTCCTCAGGAGTGACACTTATTGACTGCGGCACCGCTGCATCGCCCAATATGTTCCTGAAACAAAGTGACAAATGAGCAATATAAACATACATAATCATGTAACATACACATAACCAACAACAAACCCCAAAGActaaaagagtacataaaagGTAAGATAGTAAACTCCTTACCCTTCTCCACCTTCCACAGGTTCATTAATCAGGCGAAGGAAGTCAGCCTGATGCTGTTGAATTAGCCTCATAAGATTAGGATTTTGTTTCCCTAACTCTTGAAGCATAGGCTGtaacaaaaatagaagaatTATTGCCAAAAGAACTGGGTGACTAAACAACATTTGGGTTGGGAAGAAGTACCTGCAATATTTGTGGATTAGCCTGCACCATAGCTCGCAAGGCTTGGAACTGAGACAAACAACATTAAATCGAGAgttaaaaaaaaccacaatGTTTAAGTGTGGGTTCATTCATACATGAATGCATACACACATGCACATGCAAACATATagatagagagagggagaaagggagagagggagataaATGACCTGTTGGCTGTCACGAAGAAAATCAAGATTGCCTGCAGCACCAGCACCAGCACCCACGTTCGGAAGGCCCTGTTTCCATAAAAGGCATGTGTATCACTAAAAAATTCTCCCACCATAATTAATTCCAGATTCTGCATGAGTACCTGTGGAAAAAGGTTTAAAGGATTGGCATTAGGTCCGCTTGGTGGAGTGGCTGCTGGTTGTGCTGATTGTGGAGGTTGTGCCGGAAGGTTTGCAACTTCCCCACTCACAGGAATACGGGCTGCAGGTGGAACTTCAGGTTGCTCAGGGATACCCTTCAAGAAATACTAAATTGGCATCAAGAGGAAAAGACAATAATAATCGAAGAGCAGGGATAACCATTGCTTTTTGGTTCTGAAAATCACTACTCTTATCAACTCTTTTTTCTACAGTACTACTCAACATTGTTACCATTGTTGAAAATTTGACAGAGAATTACGATGTATAAGATATATAACTAAGAGAGCAGAGCAACTCCTGAATTTTTCATAATAATATCTCCACTTACAGAATAAAGATAGTCAATAGCTCTCGCTGGGTTGTTGAAAGCAGCACGAAGAGCACGTACAACAGTATCCCTGTCCCAAGTACCTCCACCCATATCCAGAATTTGCTGAATTGTTCCCTCCAAGTTAGTTCCTGCTACCAGATCAGATGCTGCTTGGCCGTAGGGATCAGATTCTACCCTGCTTCAACAATTACAAAGAATTGTCTTAGGaaacaaaagaatatataaagCCAATGAAGAACTTAATGAGGAAGAGTTGGGGGGCATTGGCTACAGATTTCAAACTGAAAGCATCACCGGAAGGAACAAAATTACTTACTCTGTGGTAGCTGAAGAGACAGGAGCAGGTGTGGTAACAGAAGCAGGCCtgagaaatcaagaaaaattacaaacacaaTATGATAAGGAAATATGAATATCACACTTTTGGTACAACTAAAGCTTATACAAAACAAGACTCACGGTGCTGAGGTTGGTATTGGAGCCTGAGGTGCTGTTAATGTCGCAGTTGGAGCAGCAGAAGGTGCACTTGGCTGTGGTGCCTGCACATAAAAACAACACTCGGTAACTACACTCACAGCCcaacataaaacaaaaggaaagctTTAGTTCGTTCTAAGACATGCATGCAAATATATCTGGGTTATTGAACTTGTTTACTTCACTAAGTCTGTGTAAaggtttttctctttttataatcCCAGGCtcataatttttcttctaaagTCAAACAAGCAAATCAAAGTATATACACAGACCAACTCTACATTTAACAGTATCTCAGCTCTAACGAAACTAAAATATAACAGAAATAATCCAATTTGTACTGAATGAAAAACTAATTATAAAGATAAATTGTGAAGAATAGAAATTAACATAAGACTATAGATGAATCCCAACAATTTGAACCAAAGCAAGTGGTAACATCCACGCACCTTCCACAGAGAAAACAAATCACTGAAAaaccaatgaaaaaaatatgtctTACCTTAGTTGTAGTAGCAGTTGATGCACCTGAACCTTCACCAGACGAGCTCTTACTCTAGCATTTTCAGGTATATAAAGTAAGTCAAAACAACTTGTCATCATTCTAAACCAACAAAGAATTGAAGATTGAGCAACATTATCTGGTGGGAGAAGGAATTTCAACACCAAAAATAGTTGGCATAAATCAGATGCGAACCAAATAGGGCAATCAAAACaacatcaccaacttcaagTAAAACAAATTGTATGTTAGGGAATGACAGGAGGTGGGCTCAAACCAGACGTGAATAAACAGGGAAATCACAATACAAGAATAAGACATTAGCACCAAATAGAAATTTCAAAAGTAGTGAATGGCATATAATAAATTC
This window encodes:
- the LOC18789542 gene encoding ubiquitin receptor RAD23c isoform X2, encoding MKIFVKTLKGTHFDVEVKPEDTVADVKKQIETSQGSDVYPASQQMLIHQGKVLKDSTTLDENKVAENSFVVIMLTKSKSSSGEGSGASTATTTKAPQPSAPSAAPTATLTAPQAPIPTSAPPASVTTPAPVSSATTEVESDPYGQAASDLVAGTNLEGTIQQILDMGGGTWDRDTVVRALRAAFNNPARAIDYLYSGIPEQPEVPPAARIPVSGEVANLPAQPPQSAQPAATPPSGPNANPLNLFPQGLPNVGAGAGAAGNLDFLRDSQQFQALRAMVQANPQILQPMLQELGKQNPNLMRLIQQHQADFLRLINEPVEGGEGNILGDAAVPQSISVTPEEREAIERLEAMGFDRAIVLEVFFACNKNEELAANYLLDHMHEFEE
- the LOC18789542 gene encoding ubiquitin receptor RAD23c isoform X1; this encodes MKIFVKTLKGTHFDVEVKPEDTVADVKKQIETSQGSDVYPASQQMLIHQGKVLKDSTTLDENKVAENSFVVIMLTKSKSSSGEGSGASTATTTKAPQPSAPSAAPTATLTAPQAPIPTSAPPASVTTPAPVSSATTEVESDPYGQAASDLVAGTNLEGTIQQILDMGGGTWDRDTVVRALRAAFNNPARAIDYLYSYFLKGIPEQPEVPPAARIPVSGEVANLPAQPPQSAQPAATPPSGPNANPLNLFPQGLPNVGAGAGAAGNLDFLRDSQQFQALRAMVQANPQILQPMLQELGKQNPNLMRLIQQHQADFLRLINEPVEGGEGNILGDAAVPQSISVTPEEREAIERLEAMGFDRAIVLEVFFACNKNEELAANYLLDHMHEFEE